The Spirosoma sp. SC4-14 DNA window CGTTGAAGGTATACAGACTGTCGGGGTTAATCGACTGGCGAATGGGCAGGATAAACATCAGCCCATCGGTATCGGCACTTCCCTGAAAAGCACCGTCCTGAGCCAATATGATGTTACCGGGTTTGTTTTGAAGTTCGCCGTTTCGGTAAAACTTAACCCGGCAGTAATCCGTCGCGCCTGGCAGATCGCGGGCATAAAATTCGCCCTGGTAGCCTTCGGTTTTCGAGAATGGGTTCAGTTTCGTTTTTACGAACGTGATCGAATCGACCGTTGGAACGCGGTTTAGTTTAGAACTGGATTGATAGGTTTCGCCCTGAAACGCAATATTCAGTTGATAGGTCCGGCCAATGTGGCCGAGCGTATCGTTGCCAGTAGGTTGCCACACATAATAACCGTCGTTGTCGGGGTCAGTGAATGAATAAGATTTGCCAGCATCGTCGGTAACCGTAACGGTTGCGCTGAGAGCCGCTGGCGGTGTGCTGCTATCGAAATAGGCTGATGTTTGCGTCAGTCGGATGGTTTGCGGGCCGGGCTGATCGGTAATGGTGGCATCGACCGATAACTGCGATGTACCCGTATCGAGTTTGGCATCAATAACGGTTTCGCAACTGTTCAGAAACAAAACGGTTAGCAGTAAGCAGGGGATTAAAAGGTATCGTTGCATCTTTACTAAAACTTAAAGTTGTAGGTTACCGATGGGATGAGCGTCGCAAACACCGAATACTTGATGGCTTCCGTTACCTGCGGATTGTCGGCATTGGGCTGGAAGTAAACCGAGAACGGGTTCTTGCGGGCATAGACGTTGTAGACCGAAAAGACCCAGTTATCTTCTTTGCGCTTGCCCGGTCGTTTTCGCCCCTGTAGGGTTGCCGCCAGATCGAGTCGATGATAGGCTGGAATGCGGTAGTTATTGCGGCCGTCGTATACAGGTGTTACATACCCTTCATATTCGAATCGATTGGTTGGAAACGTGCCGGGCGTACCACTGGCCAGGGTAAACGTAGCTGAGAAATTCCAGCGTTTGGCATTCGGTGGGTCGAACAACAGCACCGATGTAAGCGTATGGCGTTTGTCGAAACGGGTTGGATACCATTTACCATTATTGATGCCATCGACCTGCCGTTCGGTTTTGGCCAGTGTATAGCTGATCCAGCCGTTGACAACGCCGGTTGTGCGTTTTATGAAAAATTCGGCACCGTAGGCCCGGCCTTTGCCGTTGAGCAGATCGCCTTCCAGGTATTTATTCAGAATCAGATTCGCACCGTCGATGTAGTCGATCTGGTTCTGAAGCCATTTGTAATATACTTCGACCGATGCTTCGAACTCGCTACCCGATTTGCCAAAGTTTTTGAAGTAGCCACCGGCAAGCTGATCGGCAACTTGCGGGCGGATGTTGTTGGACGATGGCGTCCAGACGTCCAGTGGCGTCGATGCGGTTGTGTTGGAAATCAGGTGAATGTATTGGGCTGTTCGGTTGTAGCTCAGTTTGAACGAACTGTTATTTTGGAGTTCGTATTTAGCCGAAAAGCGGGGCTCCCAGTTTCCATAGGTCTGGATTACCTCACCCCGTTTGTAGGTTTGCGTAGACACCAGTGGTTTCCGCTGACCTGCCGCAACGTCGGTCGCAAAGGTGTAGGCTTCGCCGGTGCCAATGTAGTTGAAGAGCGAATACCGCAGGCCATACTGTAGTTGCAACCGCGAGGTCAGTTGTTGCTCGTTGCCTACATACAGCGCATTTTCGAGTGCGTATTTGTTGGCAAGCCCGAATGTGCGGATAGCACCGGCGCTGGCAGCTGTTGCCGTACCGGGCTGGAAATCATGAACAATGGCCTGGCCACCAAACGTAATGGTATTTTTGCCCAGAAACAGCGAAAAATCAGGTTTTAAGCTATAATCGACAATGCGCGAATCGGTCCTGAAATAGTCATTCGGTTTTTTCTGCTTCAGGTCCGTGTTGAGCGAATAATCATAATTGCTGTAGTAGGCTGTTGTGTTCAGAAACAGGCGGTCGCTGAACACATGATTCCAACGGGCCGAAACCGTTGCATTGCCCCAGTTGAAACCAAAATCTGCCCCAAACACGTCGCGGCCTAAATAGCCCGATAGAAATACGATGTTTTTATCATTGATTCGATAGTTGCCTTTAGCCGTCAGATCATAGAAATAGAATTTCGCTCCTTTCAAATCACTATTCAAAAAAGGTTGGGCAAGAATGTCGGCATACGAGCGTCGAGCAGCAACAATAAACGAGCCTTTGCCTTTGAAGAGTGGCCGTTCGTAAGATAAACGGCTAAAAATAAGTCCAATACCACCGTTTAGTTCGGGCTTTTTGGCATTTCCTTCTTTTAGTCGAACATCCAGAATGGACGAAATGCGGCCACCATAATTGGCCGGAATTCCTCCTTTTATGAGCTTAACATCTTTGACCGCATCGGGATTGAAAACCGAGAAAAAGCCAAAGAGGTGGGATGAATTATAAACTGGGGCTTCATCGAGCAACACCAGATTCTGGTCGATGCTGCCCCCGCGAACGTTAAAACCAGTAGCACCTTCGCCAACCGTTGAAACGCCCGGCAGTAATTGAATGCTGCGCACTACATCAACTTCGCCAAGGAGGGCCGGTATTCGTTTGAGCGTCTTAACATCAATCTGATTCACGCTCATTTCTATATTTTTGACGTTATCGTCTTCGCGCCGGGTCGATACCACAACTTCCTGAAGCTGCTTACCTTCTTCTTTTAATTCAATATCGAGCCGAACGTTGCGATCGATCAGGGCTACAGTTTTTGTCTGTTTTTCGTAACCGACATAAGAAATCACAAGGTTATAATTACCCGCGGGAACGGTAACAGCATAAAACCCATAACTGTTGGTAACGGCTCCGGTACCGGTTTCTTTCACATAAACCGATACGCCAATCAGCCCTTCGCCATTGGCAGCATCTTTAATATAGCCGCTCACGGTAAGTTGAGCAGGTACTGGCTTAGTTAGGCCATGCGCGTTCTGGTCGCTCTGGGCTTGAGTGTAACTGCTGCCGGCTAAAACTATAAGCAGGCAGAGAAACCTGGTCAGTGTATTGCTTTTCATTCGGTTGTTTGTAAATTACTGGGAGGGATACGGGGTAGTTTTATGATTACAGATGGTGTCGCAAAAGTAGGTAAGCCGCTGCCGGGCTTCTCAAAAAATTAGATAAAGCAGCGAAATTCGAGTGTGAACGGCACTATTTTTTGTATAAAAATAATATCCTGTTCAGCCGCTGTTAGTAGCTGGAATGGCTTTTTCAGAATCATCTTAGACCATTTTTTTTATTTTCTTCATGCGAATTTTCTTTGTTCTCCTGTTGCTGTTTTCAAAAGCAGTTGTTGCTCAGTCGCTGCTGTGGGAAGTGTCGGGCAATGGGTTGAAACAGCCGTCTTATCTGTTCGGGACATACCATATTCTGAAAGACAGTTATCTCGACAAAACCCCTACGGTTCGCTCAACATTTACTAAATCGGAGGGCGTTGTGGTCGAAACAACGGTCGACTCTACGGCTATGTTGAGCATGGCGATGCGGGCCATTATGCCCGGTACTAGTTTGAAGAAACTATTATCGGAGGCCGATTATCAGCTTGTCGCTGATGAATTTAAGAAAACAACGGGCTACGATCTGGCGATGTTTAATCAGATGAAGCCGATTATGGCCTCCACAATGTTGAGTTTAGGCTATACAGAAAAAGAAGTCGATACGCTTCGTCAGTTCAGCGGGCAACCGCTTGATCTGTATTTTATGATTGAAGCGAAGAAACAAGGGAAAGTGCTGACTCCACTCGAAACAATGGATCAGCAGATGACCTATTTGCTCGATCATGATCCGGTCGACAAGCAGGCAGCCGATCTGGTCAGAATGGTTAAAGAAAAAGACGACATGCAGGGCGAAGGTAAGAAACTAACGGATCTTTATCTGGCGGGTAATATTGATGGCATGTGGGAGCTGAGCCAGCAATACGAAACCAAATATGGCGACCTATCGTATCTGGTAAAAGAACGAAACCAGAACTGGATGGCAAAGCTCCCGGCTCTGATGGCCCTACGCCCAACTTTTGTGGCCGTGGGTGCGCTTCATTTGCCCGGCCCCGATGGCCTGATTAAGCTGCTCCGTAAAGCCGGGTATACGCTGAAACCGGTAAAATAACCAGTAAGTTTTGGCTCAATAGAGCTCAAACGGAATCAGAAAAACGGGGCCTTCAAATTCTCGTATCTGCTGAATAATGTTTTCGTCATCGGGGCGTAATTCGTCGAACAGATCATCGCCGAAATGATTCGTAGTGATCACAATAATCGTATTCGGATTGATTGTTTTAAGCCTATACTCATAGCCATCAATATCTGTCATCGGAAAGTCATAACTAGCTGGTTCTCCTGTTATTGGGCAAATAGTGAAGTGGTTTGCTGCTGTGTTTAAGACTCCCATCGGCATACAAGGTTTCCTGTACGAAAATTGACAAGAATACAGAAGACTTCCTACTCACCAGAGCAGGAAGTCTGTAATCTTAACAGCATAGTAATATTAACAACCGTTCGCTATATTTTTCCGCGCAGAAACTCGGCAGTGTAGTTGGGCTCAGTAAGCTGCACCATCTCTTCGGGCGTACCCGTAAACGTGATATAGCCACCCATTTCACCACCTTCGGGACCAAGATCGATGATGTGGTCGGCACTCTTGATCACTTCCATATTGTGCTCGATAATAATCACTGAGTCGCCCTGATCGACAAGCGCATTGATGGCTGCCAGGAGCTTACGGATATCGTGAAAATGTAAGCCCGTTGTAGGCTCATCGAATATGAAAAGCGTGCTGCCTTTGTTAGGATTGCCTTTGCTCAGAAACGATGCCAGCTTTACACGTTGCGCTTCGCCCCCCGAAAGCGTATTCGCCGATTGGCCAAGCCCGATGTAGCCAAGGCCAACCTCCTGCAATGGCCGGAGTTTATCAGCCATTTTGGAATCGGCTTTTCGGAAAAACTCCATGGCTTCATCTACAGTCATGTCCAGAATATCCGACACGTTTTTGTCCTGTAGTGTCACCTCCAGTATTTCCTGTTTGAAGCGTTTGCCACCACATCCTTCGCATTTAAGGTAGATGTCGGCCATAAACTGCATCTCAATCTTTACCTCGCCCTCGCCCTGGCAGACTTCGCAACGGCCACCGTCGACATTGAATGAAAAATGACTTGGTTTGTAGCCACGCGACTTTGATAGAGGCTGATCGGCCATAACCTGACGCAGATAGTCGTAGGCTTTAATGTAGGTAACCGGGTTCGACCGACTCGACTTGCCAATTGGATTCTGATCGATCATTTCAATGGCCGAAATACGATCGATCGAGCCTTCCAGGCTGTCGTATTTGCCCGCTTCTTCAGTACCTTCTCCTTTCTGACGCATAAGAGCCGGATAGAGCACCTTTCTGATCAGTGTACTTTTGCCCGAGCCCGATACGCCCGTAACAACCGTAAGCGTATTGAGCGGAAACCGTACATTCACGGTTTTGAGGTTGTTTTCGCGCGCGCCTTTCAGCTCAATAAAATTCGTAGCTCTCCGTCGGTATCGGGGCACTTCTACCGTTTCGCGGCCAGTCAGAAAATCGAGGGTATGAGAAGGAAGTGAAAGCGATACCGAATTATTTTCTTCTGTATTCTTCATTCTTAACTCTTCACTTTTCACTTCCTCCCAGGTACCCTGGAAAACCAGATGGCCACCGAGCGAACCCGCTTCCGGGCCAATGTCGATCAACTGATCGGCGGCCCTCATCACTTCTTCTTCGTGTTCAACCACAATAACGGTATTGCCCATGTCGCGGAGCGATTCGAGCACACTCACCAGCCGTTTGGTGTCGCGGGGGTGTAGGCCAATACTGGGTTCATCGAGAATATACATTGAGCCTACCAGTGCCGAGCCCAAGGATGTAGCCAGTTTGATACGCTGGTATTCGCCCCCCGAAAGCGTATTCGTTAACCGGTTCAGTGTTAGGTAGCCCAGTCCGACTCGTTCCATATAATCGAGTCGGTTGCGGATTTCGATCAGAATTCGATTGGCAACCTGCTGCTGGTGCTCGGCAAGGTTGAGGTCTCTGAAAAAAGCGGTTACTTTCGTAATAGGCATCAAAACCAGATCGGTGATTGATTTTCCTGCGATTTTTACATAGCCCGCATCCTTCCGTAAACGCGATCCCCGGCATTCGGGGCAGGAGGTTTTGCCCCGGTAGCGAGACAGCATAACCCGATACTGAACTTTAAATGTCTGGCTTTCTACATAGTCGAAAAAACCGTTCAAGCCGTCGAAGTATTGGTTGCCGGTCCAGAGCACTTCCTGTTCGTCCGGTGTCAGATCTTTATATGGACGATGAATCGGAAAATCGAACCGAATGCCGTTTTTGAGCAACGGTTTCAGAAATTCTTCGCTCATTTTTTCGCTCCGCCACGGAGCAATAGCGCCTTCGAATACGGAGAGGTTTTTGTCGGGAATAACCAGATCGGGATCAATTCCCAGCACTTTACCGAAGCCATCGCACCGGCGGCATGCGCCATACGGATTGTTGAACGTAAATAGATTGACACTTGGCTCCTCGAACGAAATACCATCCAGCTCAAACTTATCAGAGAACCCCCGGGACTCAACGCCCACCACATCGACACGGCAAGAGCCATCGCCCTCGTTAAAGGCGGTTTGTACCGAATCAGAAAACCGATACAGATTATCTTCGTCTGGATTGCCGTTTGGGTCATAAATAACCGTTCCGCGATCGACTAAAATTTCGAGAGCAGAAAAGATATTTTCCTGTTGCGTTTGATTTTCCAGCAGCTCTTCGATCTGTAAAACCTGCCCATCGGCTAC harbors:
- a CDS encoding DUF4249 domain-containing protein, translated to MQRYLLIPCLLLTVLFLNSCETVIDAKLDTGTSQLSVDATITDQPGPQTIRLTQTSAYFDSSTPPAALSATVTVTDDAGKSYSFTDPDNDGYYVWQPTGNDTLGHIGRTYQLNIAFQGETYQSSSKLNRVPTVDSITFVKTKLNPFSKTEGYQGEFYARDLPGATDYCRVKFYRNGELQNKPGNIILAQDGAFQGSADTDGLMFILPIRQSINPDSLYTFNDVVKVEIQSLPKEAFEFWQELRTQITNGGLFATPPTNVPTNIVNTNTAGKKAVGFFITSAVQSRTAKVEEANLRPDL
- a CDS encoding carboxypeptidase-like regulatory domain-containing protein, which produces MKSNTLTRFLCLLIVLAGSSYTQAQSDQNAHGLTKPVPAQLTVSGYIKDAANGEGLIGVSVYVKETGTGAVTNSYGFYAVTVPAGNYNLVISYVGYEKQTKTVALIDRNVRLDIELKEEGKQLQEVVVSTRREDDNVKNIEMSVNQIDVKTLKRIPALLGEVDVVRSIQLLPGVSTVGEGATGFNVRGGSIDQNLVLLDEAPVYNSSHLFGFFSVFNPDAVKDVKLIKGGIPANYGGRISSILDVRLKEGNAKKPELNGGIGLIFSRLSYERPLFKGKGSFIVAARRSYADILAQPFLNSDLKGAKFYFYDLTAKGNYRINDKNIVFLSGYLGRDVFGADFGFNWGNATVSARWNHVFSDRLFLNTTAYYSNYDYSLNTDLKQKKPNDYFRTDSRIVDYSLKPDFSLFLGKNTITFGGQAIVHDFQPGTATAASAGAIRTFGLANKYALENALYVGNEQQLTSRLQLQYGLRYSLFNYIGTGEAYTFATDVAAGQRKPLVSTQTYKRGEVIQTYGNWEPRFSAKYELQNNSSFKLSYNRTAQYIHLISNTTASTPLDVWTPSSNNIRPQVADQLAGGYFKNFGKSGSEFEASVEVYYKWLQNQIDYIDGANLILNKYLEGDLLNGKGRAYGAEFFIKRTTGVVNGWISYTLAKTERQVDGINNGKWYPTRFDKRHTLTSVLLFDPPNAKRWNFSATFTLASGTPGTFPTNRFEYEGYVTPVYDGRNNYRIPAYHRLDLAATLQGRKRPGKRKEDNWVFSVYNVYARKNPFSVYFQPNADNPQVTEAIKYSVFATLIPSVTYNFKF
- a CDS encoding TraB/GumN family protein; protein product: MRIFFVLLLLFSKAVVAQSLLWEVSGNGLKQPSYLFGTYHILKDSYLDKTPTVRSTFTKSEGVVVETTVDSTAMLSMAMRAIMPGTSLKKLLSEADYQLVADEFKKTTGYDLAMFNQMKPIMASTMLSLGYTEKEVDTLRQFSGQPLDLYFMIEAKKQGKVLTPLETMDQQMTYLLDHDPVDKQAADLVRMVKEKDDMQGEGKKLTDLYLAGNIDGMWELSQQYETKYGDLSYLVKERNQNWMAKLPALMALRPTFVAVGALHLPGPDGLIKLLRKAGYTLKPVK
- the uvrA gene encoding excinuclease ABC subunit UvrA, with amino-acid sequence MTQNSKTEPLRSVDYLDPRQFIIIKGAKVHNLKGIDVAIPRNKLVVLTGLSGSGKSSLAFDTLFAEGQRMYVESLSSYARQFLGRMEKPEVEYIKGVSPAIAIEQKVSTRNPRSTVGTSTEIYDYLKLLYARAGITYSPISGHEVRKDTVTDVVNFIHSFEEGQRIMILAPLRIRDDRTLAYELNILLQKGYTRIVADGQVLQIEELLENQTQQENIFSALEILVDRGTVIYDPNGNPDEDNLYRFSDSVQTAFNEGDGSCRVDVVGVESRGFSDKFELDGISFEEPSVNLFTFNNPYGACRRCDGFGKVLGIDPDLVIPDKNLSVFEGAIAPWRSEKMSEEFLKPLLKNGIRFDFPIHRPYKDLTPDEQEVLWTGNQYFDGLNGFFDYVESQTFKVQYRVMLSRYRGKTSCPECRGSRLRKDAGYVKIAGKSITDLVLMPITKVTAFFRDLNLAEHQQQVANRILIEIRNRLDYMERVGLGYLTLNRLTNTLSGGEYQRIKLATSLGSALVGSMYILDEPSIGLHPRDTKRLVSVLESLRDMGNTVIVVEHEEEVMRAADQLIDIGPEAGSLGGHLVFQGTWEEVKSEELRMKNTEENNSVSLSLPSHTLDFLTGRETVEVPRYRRRATNFIELKGARENNLKTVNVRFPLNTLTVVTGVSGSGKSTLIRKVLYPALMRQKGEGTEEAGKYDSLEGSIDRISAIEMIDQNPIGKSSRSNPVTYIKAYDYLRQVMADQPLSKSRGYKPSHFSFNVDGGRCEVCQGEGEVKIEMQFMADIYLKCEGCGGKRFKQEILEVTLQDKNVSDILDMTVDEAMEFFRKADSKMADKLRPLQEVGLGYIGLGQSANTLSGGEAQRVKLASFLSKGNPNKGSTLFIFDEPTTGLHFHDIRKLLAAINALVDQGDSVIIIEHNMEVIKSADHIIDLGPEGGEMGGYITFTGTPEEMVQLTEPNYTAEFLRGKI